In one window of Epinephelus fuscoguttatus linkage group LG20, E.fuscoguttatus.final_Chr_v1 DNA:
- the LOC125880649 gene encoding zinc finger protein 232-like isoform X5, producing MRRKPLQVTAPAVSIIGASKGTESFGRLYKRNGKIYSVYTLKSDKASGHLSEWQTRIVKRRVTGEEGMPQWRNLQTDEEPRRLDVVPPTPAAATSGLVQRPVRTDSDVQQLLVIQDVPPEWSPSLDQEDPEPLQIKEEQEDPVPLNIKEEQEDPEPLHIKEEQEDPGPLHIKEEQEEVWSSPEGEQLSGLEEADITRLTSVTVKSEDDEEKPQSSLLHQSQTEDSRDTEPPTSSSAMQIKTETDGEDCGGSEPARNLDPHGHSQPNTDDEKASDSSETEDSDIDWQEPMSDSGSETDYSVSGWKETRTAESAVNVEGCDVGQKSSSVFQYSKQLNYRGFVQRHMKAHFGKRSSRCSVSKKCFRVKENVDAQVSDDAEEKLFGCDVCGKTFRQQGNLKAHMRVHTGEKPFGCDVCGKRFNQQGNLRTHMRIHTGEKPFECKFCKKRFGIQHHWHSHVRTHTGEKPFECDVCGSRFNQQGGLTRHMRTHTGEKPFGCDVCGKRFLRKGNMKRHMQSRYCTVQVVVKDQ from the exons TTTCGGACGGCTTTACAAGAGAAACGGCAAAATCTACAGCGTCTACACCCTGAAATCTGATAAAGCCTCCGGGCACCTCTCTGAGTGGCAAACAAGGATTGTGAAGAGGAGGGTCACAGGTGAAGAGGGGATGCCTCAGTGGAGGAACCTTCAAACAGATGAAGAGCCCAGAAGGCTGGATGTGGTGCCCCCCACACCTGCAGCAGCCACATCAGGACTGGTCCAGAGACCTGTCAGGACAGATTCAG AtgtccagcagctgttggtgaTTCAAGATGTTCCCCCTGAGTGGAGCCCCAGcctggaccaggaggacccagagccccTCCAAAtaaaagaggagcaggaggaccCAGTGCCCCTCAACAttaaagaggagcaggaggacccagagccccTCCACAtcaaagaggagcaggaggaccCAGGGCCCCTCCACAttaaagaggagcaggaggaagtgTGGAGCAGTCCAGAGGGAGAGCAGCTCAGTGGGCTGGAGGAGGCTGATATCACCAGGTTGACTTCTGTTactgtgaagagtgaagatgatgaagagaaacctcagtcCTCACTGCTTCATCAGAGCCAAACGGAggacagcagagacacagagcctCCAACCAGCAGCTCAGCTatgcagataaaaacagaaactgatggagaggactgtggaggatCAGAACCAGCCAGGAACCTTGATCCACATGGTCATTCACAACCAAATACTGATGATGAGAAGGCATCAGACTCTTCTGAGACTGAAGACAGTGACATTGATTGGCAGGAACCCATGTCAGATTCTGGATCTGAGACTGACTACAGTGTCAGTGGTTGGAAGGAGACCAGGACAGCTGAGTCTGCTGTAAATGTTGAGGGATGTGATGTTGGCCAAAAATCCTCGAGCGTCTTTCAGTATAGTAAACAGTTAAACTACAGGGGGTTTGTTCAGAGACACATGAAAGCTCATTTTGGAAAAAGGTCCTCCAGATGTTCGGTCAGTAAGAAATGTTTTAGAGTGAAGGAAAACGTAGATGCACAGGTGAGCGACGACGCAGAAGAGAAACTGTTTGGTTGTGATGTTTGTGGGAAAACATTTAGACAACAGGGAAATCTGAAGGCACACATGAGagttcacacaggagagaaaccatttggTTGTGATGTTTGTGGGAAAAGATTTAACCAGCAGGGAAACCTGAGGACGCACATGAGgatccacacaggagagaaaccattcgAATGTAAGTTTTGTAAGAAAAGATTTGGAATACAGCATCACTGGCACTCACACGTGAGAacccacacaggagagaaaccgttTGAATGTGACGTGTGTGGGAGTAGATTTAACCAGCAGGGAGGTTTGACAAGACACATGAGAacccacacaggagagaaaccgtttggctgtgatgtgtgtgggaaaagatttctACGGAAGGGAAATATGAAGAGACACATGCAGAGTCGATATTGTACTGTTCAGGTTGTTGTGAAAGATcaataa
- the LOC125880649 gene encoding zinc finger protein 232-like isoform X4 yields the protein MKRKHSQVTAPAVSSSGSSSGTESFGRLYKRNGKIYSVYTLKSDKASGHLSEWQTRIVKRRVTGEEGMPQWRNLQTDEEPRRLDVVPPTPAAATSGLVQRPVRTDSDVQQLLVIQDVPPEWSPSLDQEDPEPLQIKEEQEDPVPLNIKEEQEDPEPLHIKEEQEDPGPLHIKEEQEEVWSSPEGEQLSGLEEADITRLTSVTVKSEDDEEKPQSSLLHQSQTEDSRDTEPPTSSSAMQIKTETDGEDCGGSEPARNLDPHGHSQPNTDDEKASDSSETEDSDIDWQEPMSDSGSETDYSVSGWKETRTAESAVNVEGCDVGQKSSSVFQYSKQLNYRGFVQRHMKAHFGKRSSRCSVSKKCFRVKENVDAQVSDDAEEKLFGCDVCGKTFRQQGNLKAHMRVHTGEKPFGCDVCGKRFNQQGNLRTHMRIHTGEKPFECKFCKKRFGIQHHWHSHVRTHTGEKPFECDVCGSRFNQQGGLTRHMRTHTGEKPFGCDVCGKRFLRKGNMKRHMQSRYCTVQVVVKDQ from the exons ATGAAGAGAAAACATTCACAGGTCACAGCTCCAGCAGTGTCGAGCTCTGGATCTTCCAGTGGGACAGAAAG TTTCGGACGGCTTTACAAGAGAAACGGCAAAATCTACAGCGTCTACACCCTGAAATCTGATAAAGCCTCCGGGCACCTCTCTGAGTGGCAAACAAGGATTGTGAAGAGGAGGGTCACAGGTGAAGAGGGGATGCCTCAGTGGAGGAACCTTCAAACAGATGAAGAGCCCAGAAGGCTGGATGTGGTGCCCCCCACACCTGCAGCAGCCACATCAGGACTGGTCCAGAGACCTGTCAGGACAGATTCAG AtgtccagcagctgttggtgaTTCAAGATGTTCCCCCTGAGTGGAGCCCCAGcctggaccaggaggacccagagccccTCCAAAtaaaagaggagcaggaggaccCAGTGCCCCTCAACAttaaagaggagcaggaggacccagagccccTCCACAtcaaagaggagcaggaggaccCAGGGCCCCTCCACAttaaagaggagcaggaggaagtgTGGAGCAGTCCAGAGGGAGAGCAGCTCAGTGGGCTGGAGGAGGCTGATATCACCAGGTTGACTTCTGTTactgtgaagagtgaagatgatgaagagaaacctcagtcCTCACTGCTTCATCAGAGCCAAACGGAggacagcagagacacagagcctCCAACCAGCAGCTCAGCTatgcagataaaaacagaaactgatggagaggactgtggaggatCAGAACCAGCCAGGAACCTTGATCCACATGGTCATTCACAACCAAATACTGATGATGAGAAGGCATCAGACTCTTCTGAGACTGAAGACAGTGACATTGATTGGCAGGAACCCATGTCAGATTCTGGATCTGAGACTGACTACAGTGTCAGTGGTTGGAAGGAGACCAGGACAGCTGAGTCTGCTGTAAATGTTGAGGGATGTGATGTTGGCCAAAAATCCTCGAGCGTCTTTCAGTATAGTAAACAGTTAAACTACAGGGGGTTTGTTCAGAGACACATGAAAGCTCATTTTGGAAAAAGGTCCTCCAGATGTTCGGTCAGTAAGAAATGTTTTAGAGTGAAGGAAAACGTAGATGCACAGGTGAGCGACGACGCAGAAGAGAAACTGTTTGGTTGTGATGTTTGTGGGAAAACATTTAGACAACAGGGAAATCTGAAGGCACACATGAGagttcacacaggagagaaaccatttggTTGTGATGTTTGTGGGAAAAGATTTAACCAGCAGGGAAACCTGAGGACGCACATGAGgatccacacaggagagaaaccattcgAATGTAAGTTTTGTAAGAAAAGATTTGGAATACAGCATCACTGGCACTCACACGTGAGAacccacacaggagagaaaccgttTGAATGTGACGTGTGTGGGAGTAGATTTAACCAGCAGGGAGGTTTGACAAGACACATGAGAacccacacaggagagaaaccgtttggctgtgatgtgtgtgggaaaagatttctACGGAAGGGAAATATGAAGAGACACATGCAGAGTCGATATTGTACTGTTCAGGTTGTTGTGAAAGATcaataa